The Flexistipes sp. region AACAAAACCCAAAGATAAGAAGAAAGGCAAGCCGCAGGCACAGAAGAAAGGCAAAGAGAAAAAGGCTGAGCAGCCAAAACCCCAGAAACCCGTTAAGCCGGGAAAAATTCAGATTGGAGAATCTGTGACAGTGAGTGAATTTGCCGGCATGATCGGTATTAAAGCTACAGAACTTATTAAAAAGCTTATGATGATGGGGGTTATGGCAACAGTTAATCAGCATATTGACGCGGAAACTGCCCAGCTTCTGGGAGCTGAGTATGATATTGAAGTGGAAATAAAAACGGTTAAAGAAGATGATCTTCTGCCTCAGGTGGAGGATGATCCTGAAAAGATGCAGCATAGACCGCCCATTGTTACAGTTATGGGGCATGTTGATCACGGTAAAACATCGCTTTTGGATGCGATCAGGGAAACTAAAGTTGCTGATGCTGAAGCAGGCGGTATTACTCAGCATATAGGCGCGTATGAAGTAGACCACGAAAAGGGAAAGGTGGTTTTTCTGGATACCCCTGGTCACGAAGCATTTTCCGGCCTTAGGGCAAGGGGTGCTAATGTCACCGATATCGTCATTCTTATAGTTGCAGCTGACGATGGTGTGATGCCCCAGACGAAAGAGGCTATTGATCATGCCAAAGCTGCTGGAGTCAGAATGGTTGTGGCTATCAATAAGGTTGATAAACCAAATGCTAATGTTGAGAAGGTTAAAACTCAACTTGCCGAATACAATATTATCCCTGAAGAATGGGGTGGTGAATATCAGTTTGAAGAAATTTCAGCCAAAAATCATGTGGGTATAGATGACTTGCTTGACCGCGTACTCCTTGAGTCTGAAATGCTGGAGCTTAAGGCAGATCCCGATCGTCCTGCAGAAGGGATTGTTATAGAGTCTCAGCTTGATAAGCAGAAAGGACCTGTAGGCACTATTTTGGTGAAAAAGGGTACATTGAAAGTAGGTGACGCTTTCGTTGTGGGTGACCATCAGGGTAAAGTAAGAGCTATGTTCAATTACGCCGGAAAACCTATTAAGGAAGCCGGACCTTCGATTCCTGTTGAAATAATGGGATTCAGTGAAGTGCCTGAATCCGGTGATTCTTTTATAGTGACACAGGATGAAAAGACAGCCAAACAGGTTGCTTCCATGAGACATGATAAGAAAAAAGAGAAAGAACTTGCCGAAAGATCTAAAGTAAGCCTAAATGATCTTTTTGACCGTATAAAAGAAGGAGAAATCTCCGAGCTTAATATTGTTATAAAAGCCGATGTTCAGGGCTCTCTTGAGGCACTCAAGAATTCTCTGCTCAAGCTTTCCAATCCGGAAGTAAAATTAAACATCATTCACGGCGGTGTGGGCGGAATTAACGAGTCCGATATCCTGCTCGCTTCTGCTTCCAATGCGATAGTGATCGGTTTTAATGTCAGACCGGATTCCAAAGCTAAAACCACCGCTGAAAAAGAGGATGTTGAAATAAACCTTTACTCCGTGATTTACGAAGCCATCGAAAGTGTTGAAAAAGCCATCGAGGGTATGCTTACACCCGAGACAAAAGAAAATGTGATCGGCAGGGTAGAGGTGAGACAGGTTTTCTCTGTGCCTAAAGCCGGTAAGATTGCAGGCTCTTATGTTCTCGAAGGCAAAGTTGTAAGAAATGCTCATGCCCGTGTTGTCAGAGATAACGTGGTTGTTTATGACGGTGCTATAGATTCTCTGAAACGGTTTCAGAATGATGCCAAGGAAGTTACTTCAGGTTATGAATGTGGTATCGGCATAGCTAAATTCAATGATATAAAAGAGGGAGATATCCTGGAAATATATGAATTTAAAGAAGAAAAGCGTACTATTGAAGATGTGCAAAAAGAGCATCAGAAAGAAAAGGCGGATAATGAATGACGATAGGCTCTGTTGTCTTTGAGCTTGATATTGACAGCGCTTTTTCCCTTAAAGAAAAAAGAAGGGTTTTAAACAGCTTGAAAACCCGTCTTAAAAATAAATTTAATGTAGCGGTTGCAGAAGTGGGAGAAAAGGATGTCTGGAACAGGGCTGATCTGGCAATTGTTACCCTTGCTGACGACAGATCCTTTCTGGATTCACAACTTCAGCAAATTATCAATTTTGTGGATATGTTTCACGAGGTTGTAATTATGCATATAAATCAGGAGATTTTTTGATGCAGAAAGGCGGATACAGAGACAGAAGAGTGGCCGAACTTCTCAGACAGGAGATTTCGAAGATGGCGGAATTTTCCATAAAAGACCCTCGGGTAAAAGGTGCGGTTATCGTTAAAGTTAATGTCACAAAGGATTTGAGCCTTGCCAGAGTATATGTGCGCAGTATGTTTGAGGATAACCTGGATGAGGTTTTGGAAGGATTTAAAAGCTCTACAGGTTTTATTATAAGTCAGTTGAATAAAAAGATAAGAATACGCAAGATACCGGATCTGGAATTTATTAAAGATGACACCATTGAAGTGGCAAGCAGAATAGAAGAGCTTATTGAGGAAATTCACAAATCAGATGAACGTAATAATTAACGTTTACAAACCTTCCGGAGTATCTTCATTTCAGACGGTCAATAAGGTAAAAAAACTGCTTGGTGCCGATAAATGCGGGCACACAGGAACTCTTGACCCTTTGGCCGAGGGTGTACTGCCCGTTTGCGTAAATCAGGCAACAAAGTTTGCCGATTATATTATGGATTCTGAAAAAGAATATGTGGCCGAATTATGTTTCGGTAAAAAGACAGACACAATGGATAAAACCGGGAGCATTTTGGAGGAAAGACCACACTGTAAAATTGATGAAGAGAAATTCCGGAAATTGCTGGAAAATTTTACCGGTGATGTGAATTTAAAGGTTCCATCATATTCTGCAGTTAAGCTTAACGGGGAAAGGGCATATAAGCTTGCCAGAAAAGGTGAAATAGAGGACGCAGGATACAGAACTTCGAAGATAAAAGAAATGGAACTGCTGAGTTTTGAATTTCCCGTTGCGGTTTTACGTATCAGATGCAATAAGGGTACATACATAAGAAGCTTAGTAGACAGATTAGGCGATGAAAGCGGATGTCTGGCATATATGAGCGGACTTGTGAGATCATCCAACGGCAGTTTTCATATGAAAGACTCTTTTTCGCCTGGAGAAATCGAAAAATGTATCGAAAACGGCGATTATTCGTTTATGAAGAATGTGAATGATATTTTAAACTGGCCTGTTGCAGTTGTGAAGGATGAAGCTGTTGACGCTTTGATGAACGGGAATGCTCCTGATAAACAGGGGTATTTAAAGCTTCCTTTAGAGCAGGGAGATAACTTTTTTATACAAAATTTAAAAGGCGAAATACTGGCCTTTGGCAGGAAGATGAAAAGAAGCAGAAAACCGATTAAAGTTGTTAAGGTGTTCAAAAATAAACTTTAATTCGAATATTTTGATAAAATTATTGTAAAATAAATTTTTTTTTGATAGAATTTTCGTTTTTACAAGGAGGTGTAAAATGGCTTTAGCAAAAGAAGAAAAGCAGGAGATTATGGAGAAATTTAAGGTGCATGACAATGACACAGGTTCTCCGGAAGTTCAGGTGGCACTTTTAACCAATAGAATAAAAGACCTTACTGAACATTTTAAAACTCACCCGCAGGATTATCATTCAAGAAAAGGCCTGTTGATATTAGTCAGCAAAAGAAGAAAGCTGCTGGATTATCTTAAAAAGAAAAATTACAACAGGTACAAAAAATTGATAAGCAATCTGGGAATAAGGAAGTAATATGGAAAACAAAGAGAAGATTTACGAAATCGTGCTCGGGGAAAACTCCGAGCCGATTTATCTGAAGACGGGCTGGAAAGCCAAACAGGCTAATGCCAGCATTTGGGCGCAGCATGGTGATACTATTGCGCTGGTTACCGCCACGTGCAGCAATAAAGCACCTGAGGGGATAGATTTTTTCCCCCTTACAGTGAATTATTTCGAAAAATTCTACGCAGTGGGCAAAATACCGGGAGGTTTTTTTAAGAGAGAAGCTAAACCTTCTGACAGGGAAACCTTAATATCAAGGTTGATTGACCGCCCTTTAAGGCCTCTTTTTCCTGACGGTTTCAGAAATGAAACCCAGATTGTGGCTATGGTGGTTTCAAGTGATCAGGTTTGCTCAAGTGATATTCTGGCACTCAATGCTGCCAGTGCTTCACTGATGATTTCCGATATACCTTTTAACGGGCCTGTCGGTGCCGTGCGTGTGGGAAGAATAGACGGTGAGCTTGTGTTGAATCCTAATGCAGGAAAACTTGATGAGCTTGAAATGAATATAACTGTTGCCGGTACGGAAGATGCTATTGTAATGGTCGAGGCCGGAATGGACATAGTTTCTGAAGATGAAGTTATTGATGCTCTGGAGTTCGGTCATGAAGGAATCAAAAAAATAATAGCCGTTCAGAAACAGATGAGAGATGAGTTGGGCGGGGAAAAAATCAGTTTCAGTGATTTCTCCACTCCGGAAGATTTGGTGGAGAAGGTTAATTCCGAAATAGGGGATAAACTGAAAAAAGCTGTAATGATTCCCGGAAAACAGGAAAAATACGATGCTATTGACGAAATAAAAGAGGAATATCTTGAAAAAGTCAAAGAGGAACTAGGTGAAGAGGAATTTGCTGATAAATCCAAACTTTACAACGATGCTTTTTCTGCTGTGGAAAAAAATGTATTTAGGGAAGTTACACTCAATTCCGGGCAGAGAGTTGACGGCAGAAAATACGATGAGATAAGACCGATTGATATTGAAACAGGCCTCCTTCCAAAAGCACACGGTTCGGCTCTTTTTACAAGAGGTGAAACACAGGCGCTTGTCACCACAACTCTGGGAACGAAAATGGATTCTCAGATGGTGGATGATATTGAAGGAGAAACTTCAAAACGTTTTATGCTTCACTATAATTTTCCGCCTTACTGTGTGGGTGAAGTCGGTTTTATGAAACCTCCCGGCAGAAGGGAGATAGGTCATGGTGCACTTGCCGAGCGCGCTCTTCAGTATATTCTCCCCGATGAGGAGAGTTTTCCTTACACCATGCGCATTGTTTCGGATATTCTTGAATCGAACGGCTCATCTTCGATGGCATCGGTGTGCGGAGGAAGCCTTGCACTTATGGATGCCGGTGTGCCTGTTAAAGATGCCGTTGCAGGAATTGCTATGGGGCTTATCTATGAGAAGGGCAAATTTGCCGTTTTGACAGATATAATGGGTTTGGAAGATCATCTTGGAGATATGGATTTTAAGGTTACCGGAACTAAAGATGGTATTACAGCTTTACAAATGGATATAAAGATAGAGGGACTATCCCGCGATATCTTGAAAGAGGCTTTACAGCAGGCAAAAGAGGGCAGACTTTACATTCTCGATAAAATGAATGAACAGCTTCCTTCACCAAAAGAGCTGCCTGATAACGCTCCAAGATTTGAAAGAATCAATGTAAATCCTGAGAAGGTTGGGCTTATTATCGGACCTTCCGGGAAAACGATTAAAGGCATTATAGACGAGACCGGTGTAGCTATAGATATACTTGACGGTGGTATCCTTAATATCTTTGCCACGGACAAGGAATCTATTGAGAATGCCAGAGAAAAGATTGAAGCTCTGGTGCAGGAGCTTGAAATTAACAAGGTTTATACCGGTAAAGTTAAAAAGGTTATGGAATACGGCGCTTTCGTAGAACTTCTGCCTGGTGTGGAAGCACTTCTTCATGTGTCTCAATACAGTAAAGAACGGATTAAAAGTATTGCAGATTACCTGAAGGTGGGAGATGAAGTTAAGGTGAAATACCTGGGCAAAGACGAGCGGGGCAGACATAAAATAACCAGAAAAGATATGGAATGAATTTAAAGGTGTCTCAGGACACCTTTTTTTCTTGGTATGAAAAAAATTAACGTTAAAATACAAAAAACAAAAGACAGCAGGGTTCCTGTTTACAAAACCGAAGAATCAGCCGGGGCAGATTTATTTGCTGCAGAAGCGGGAATTGTGAAAGCAGGGAAAATAAAACTGGTGAAGACCGGTGTATCTTTCTCTATTCCGGAAGGATATGAAGCCCAAATCAGACCCAGAAGCGGTTTGGCCTTAAAAAAAGGGGTAACAATACTTAATACGCCCGGCACCATTGATTCTGATTATCGTGGTGAAGTAGGGGTAATTTTAGTGAACTTTGGTGATAACGACTTTGTCTTCAATACAGGAGACAGAATTGCTCAGGTTGTATTTTCAAAAGTTTACAGGGCTGAATTTACTCTTTCTGACGAGTTGGATACAACAGAAAGAGGATCGGGCGGTTTCGGACATACGGGTTTTTAAATCTTGACTATAAAAGGTAATTAGATAATATTAAGCTAATGAACTCATTGCTAATCGACACTTCATGGGGAAATTTGTCCTTATCGCTGGTAAGAGAAGGCGAGCTTATTTCAAACATATCTCTGAAACTAAAAAACAAAATGAATGAGATGCTTCTGGAGGCAATAGATTACTGTTTGAAAAGTGTGTCTATGCAGCTGCGTCAGCTTGATAGTATTACAGCTGTTATCGGTCCGGGGTCATTTACCGGAATAAGAATCGGCGTTTCTTCAATTCAGGGCATTGCAGCAGGATTGGAAATAAAACCTTCAGGGATCTCATCTCTCGATGCGGCTGCGCTGGTTATCAATAAATCAAAAAGCAGAATAGCGTGCAAACTGCGCGGAAAAACCTTCGCCCTAAGGGAATACGATTTTGAGAGGGGGAAATATTCTGAATATCAGAATGTGACCGAAGATATGATAGATTCTGATATTGTTTTGATTAATACGAAGAATTCAGGTGATGTTGATCTTAGCAAGGCAATAATGCACAATAAATTTTCACAGTTTTTAAGAGACTGTGTTCCTTTTTATATGACTAAATCCGAAGCGGAGCTCAAATTTGGTAATTGAAGCTGATATCTCACATATAAAGCTGATTGCTGAAATAGAAAAGGAAAACTTCCAAAAGCCCTGGTCATATAATTCTATATATGAAGAGTTTATGAATCAAGATTCCGCAATTTATGTTTTTCTCGAAAAAAATCAGGTTGCAGGCTACCTTATTTACAGATGGATGTTGGATGAGGTGGAGCTTTTGGATATTTCTGTAAAAAAGGATTTCAGACGCTGCGGGATTGCAGATAGATTGATGGAGTTTCTTATAGAACAATCAAAAAGTTGTCATATTTTCCTTGAAGTTAGACAGGATAACGCTCCTGCATTAAATCTTTATAAAAAGAAGGGCTTCAGGAAAATTGGATTGAGGAAAAATTATTACTCACAAGGTATCGACGGATTTGTTATGAAATTATATGTACAAGGGGTGCAAGATGTTAAAAATGAATCAGGGTGTTGTGCAAGAGCTGTTGGAATCCAATAAGGAATTTAAAGAACTCTTTGACGAACATGTGAAGCTTGAGCAGGACTTGGAAGCGCTTTACAGCTTGAAATACATACCACCTGAGGTTGAGCGGAAGATAAAAGAGATTAAAAAAATCAAGCTCAGGGGAAAAGACAGGATGGAACAGATTATTTCCGAGCATAAAAAATCCAGTTGATTTATTCGTTTACTGGGGATTGTAATTGCCGGTAACTTTTTAATAAATGCAAGAGGTGTTGAATGGATAAGAAAAAGTATGTATTTACATCAGAGTCAGTGACAGAAGGTCATCCGGATAAGATTGCGGATCAGATTTCCGACGCCATCCTTGATTCCATGCTGAGTGAGGATCCCTTCAGCAGAGTGGCATGTGAGACAATGGTGACAACGGGGCTGGCAATCGTAGCCGGAGAAATTACTACACGCACATATGTTGATATTCCCGGCGTTGTCCGCGATACAGTAAAGGAGATAGGCTATACAAGGGCAAAATACGGTTTTGATTATGAGACCTGTGGTGTGATGACGAGTATTGACAAACAGTCTCCTGATATCGCCCAGGGGGTTGATACCGGCGGAGCAGGTGATCAGGGGTTGATGTTCGGTTTTGCATGTGATGAAACCGAGGAGTTAATGCCTCTTCCGATAATGCTTGCTCACAAAATTTGTATGCAGCTTTCCGATGTCAGAAAATCGGAGATACTGCCTTATCTGCGTCCGGACGGTAAATCGCAGGTTACTATAGAGTACGACGGCTTCAAACCGGTGAAAGTGGATACCGTTGTGGTTTCCACCCAGCATGCCGATGATATAAAACTTTCCGATTTGAAAGAGGATATAGTTGAGAAGGTTATCAAACCTGTTATCCCCAAACATCTGCTTGATGATGAAGATATCACATATCATATCAATCCCACCGGCAGATTTGTTGTGGGGGGTCCGATGGGAGACTGCGGACTTACGGGCAGAAAAATAATTGTGGATACCTACGGAGGCTCCGGAAGACATGGAGGCGGATGCTTTTCAGGTAAGGACCCTTCAAAAGTTGACAGAAGTGCTGCTTATGGAGCCAGATGGGTTGCAAAGAATATAGTTGCTTCCGGTCTAGCCAGCAGATGTGAATTGCAGCTGGCTTATGCTATCGGAGTGGTCGAGCCTGTATCTGTTTCCGTAAATACCTACGGCACAGGTGCTGTCCCCGATTCAGAGCTGGAAAAAATTGTCAGAAAAATATTTGATCTCACCCCCAAAGGTATTATGGAAGCGCTGGATCTTAGAAAACCGATTTATAAAAGTACGGCAGCCTACGGTCATTTCGGCCGGGATGGTTTTTCCTGGGAAGACACTGCCAGGGCTCAGGATATAAAAGATTTGGCGGGCAAGCTTGGCTCCTAACCAGAACAGGTGAAAAGTGCAAAGTAAATATGATGTTATAGTGATAGGAGCGGGGCCAGCAGGTGTGAACGCCGCTACACAGCTGTCCGCTGCCGGTTTTTCTGTTCTTGTGGTTTCTGAATACATCGGAGGCGGGTATTGTTTCTCGGGCAGTATCATGTCGAACACCGCCCTGTATCTGAGTTATTTGTACAATAAATTTAAGACAAGAACGGTTAATTTTATTGATATACCCGAAGAGGCCGTTAAAGCTCCGTTTGACTTCAAAAAATCCAGGAAGTATGTTGAAAACATCTCCACCAAAATAGTAAAGGCTTTCACCGACCAGCTAAGTGAAGCCGGTTCCGAATTTTTTCAGGGTATTGCTGAATTTGCCGGCAAAGATAAACTTAAAATTCAATCCCGTCAAACCGGTAAAAAGCACGAAGTTAAATTTGGCAAGTGTATTGTAGCCACGGGTTCGTATAACCCTCCCCTTGAAATACCTTCCACAAAAAAGTTCCTATATGCAAATAATATTTTCAATCTTCAGACAGTTCCTGCTTCTGTTGCCGTTATCGGAGGCGGCTTTGTGGGTTGTGAATATGCTACATTTTTCAGAAGATTAGGCTGTGATGTCCATATTGTAGAAAAAACGGACAGAATACTCTCCACGTTTGACCCGCAGGTCACCAAAAGACTGGAAGACAGCTTCAAGAGGAACGGTATTAATCTGAGAAAGAATGCCAATATAGTGAATGTGGAAAAAGTAGGGAATAAGAGTATTCTTTTTTTTGATGATGATGATAATATGGAGGCTGAGGAAATCTTTGTTGCCGTCGGGCGTAAACCTGCTGTGAATAATCTTTCATTAGAGAAAGCCGGTGTCCAAATGAATGAGAACGGTGTGGAGCTTGACCAAAGCTTTAGAACCAGCAATAAAAATATATATCTTGTGGGCGATGCATCGGGAAAAACTATGCTTGTTAACTGGGCATATAAATCCTCTTCATTTGTTGCTAAACATATATCAGGTGTTCAGAGAAAATTTAAATACGAATTTATGCCGAAGGTTTTATACATAGATCCGGAGGTTTCAAGTGTAGGTTTTACCGAAAAGGAAGCCAGACTGAAAGGTTTCTCGCCTTTGACGGTAAAGTATACCTATACAAATCTTGAAAAATCTTTGATAATAGGGTTTAACAAAGGACTGGTAAAAGTGATTTATGACAGGGAAACGAAAAGGATTCTCGGTGCTCATATTTTCGGAAAAGGTGCTTCTGAACTTGTGACAGCATTTACACTTTTAATCCAGTCCGGTATTAAAATCGATAATATTTCCGAATATATATTTAATCATCCTACTTTCGCCGAAGTTCTCAATGAGCTGGGAAATAAAGTGAAGACAAAAGGGGGGAAGTAGGAAGATAGTTAAGTGGTAAGATGGTGAGATAGTGAAGTGGTGAGGTAGAGAGGTAGAGAGGTTGGTTAGGAATGAATACAGTTTTCTTGGGGTTGGGATCAAACATTTATCCGAAAGCCAAAAATCTGTCATCTGCTATCGCAGGGTTGTCTTCTCTTCTGAATATTATCTCCGTTTCAGGTGTTTACAAAAGCCGGTCATTGCTTCTTGATGCTCAGCCGGACTACTTTAATATTGTATTAAAAGCATCAACTTTTATCAATCCTTGTCAGCTTCTTTCTTTTTGCAAAACTATTGAGAAAATAATGCATAGGGATACCCCTTACAAATGGGGACCCAGAAATATTGATATCGATATTATTGATTTTGACAAAAGGATTATTAAAAGTAAATCACTCTTTTTGCCCCATAAAGAGTTCCCGTACAGAACTTTTGTTGTGCTGCCGCTTTTGGAGATTGAGCCGGACTATGTTCATCCGGAGAATCATATTAGTGTTGAAAAAATGTATGATTTATTGGATAATCACAGTGAGATTCATCGTTTGGGAGAGTTAAAATGGCGGTAGTGACAATTTCCAGAAGTTTCGGCTGTTCCGGAGAGAAAGTTGGAGAAGAAGTTGCCGGACGTCTTAATTATTCTATGATTAATAAACAGATTATTGAATATATTTCAATTTTAGCGGATACTCCCTTGGAGGTGGTATCAAAATTTGATGAGGAACAGCATTCGAATATTAACGCCAGGCTTTCCAAATATATTGATTTGTCGATGTTTAAAGAGATGTTTGGCAAAAGCGGCAAAGAACTCAAAGAACCGTTGGCGGAGAAAATTATCGATGAGAAGGAGAAGCTGTTTAAAGAAGATGTCGATTACAGTCCTGTTTTTGACAGCGATGTTTTCAGGCAGATGAGTGAAAGGGTATTTCATTTTATTGCCGATAAGGATAACGCCGTTATTATGGGCAGAGGTGGACAGGTTGTTTTGCAGGAACACCGCAATACTCTGCATATAAGGCTGTATGCACCTGTTTCTAAAAGGGTTGAGTGGATTGCAAGCCGGAGGGATATCCCGAAAAAAGAAGCTTCTAAACTTGTCGAGGATATAGATAAAAAACGAAGGAACTATCTGCAGCACTATTACGGAGAAGATATCAGTGATGACAAACTGTATCACCTGGTTATTAACGTTGATAAACTTTCAGTTTCCGAAGCAGCCGGTATGATTTTGAGTCTTATCGATATCAAAAGCTCCAAAGAAAAAGCTTAGTATCTTCATTAAATTTTCTTACATTGGCATTTTCTCCGGCATATGAGAATATTTCATATTCGAATGCGAAAACCGGTGTATCCGGCAGTAAGTGTCCTCCGATTACGGTAAAATCCCTTTTGGCAAGTGTGATATGGATATGTGCAAACGGCTTGTCATCTTTCAGAGAAATGTTTCCCTTAAGCGAGATAATTTCCATAGGCTCATTGACATGTGTGTTTTCATACGTTCCTTCCTTTTGATTATAAAATGTAATGGAAGCCTTTGTAACACTGCCGATACCGGCAATAAAACCTTCGTGTATATTAAGATTCTTTATTTCATTCATCAGACCGTAATACAGATCTTCATCTTTTTTCAGCCGCCCCTGATAAACGTTGTCGATTCTGAAAATGTTGTACATGGGCACCTCCATTCTTTTAGTTGACAGCATCATAAATCTAACTTATATCTTACAGAGATTTTTTTCAAAATTGTTAAGTTCGCAGTGTTTATACTGCTCTTTATTTAAATTATAACATATAAGATAGCCGGAGGAAATTTTTGTTTAGAAAGGTCAGAGGCTTCAGGGATATTTACGGCGAAGAGATCGGTTACTGGAGAAAAATTGAAAAAGTTATTTATTCTCTTTCCGAGTCGTTCGGCTACAGCGAATATAAGATGCCGGTGCTTGAAAAGGCGGAAGTTTTTGACAGGGGTATAGGCAGTACAACTGATATTGTAGAAAAGGAAATGTTTGCTTTCGAAGACAGAAATGGTGATCTTCTTGCACTGAGACCTGAAGGTACGGCCGGTGTGGTTCGCGGTGTAGTTGAAAATAAGCTTTATGCGGCAAGTGGAGTTAAGAAGTATTATTACTACGGTCCCATGTTTCGCAGAGAGAGGCCTCAAAAGGGTCGTTACAGACAATTTTACCAGTACGGGGTAGAAGCTTTCGGCTCGGCATCTCCTCTTGTTGATGCCGAAGTTATACAGCTTTTGTGCTCCTTTTTTGACAAATGCGGAATAGGGGAGTTTTTGCGTCTTGAAATTAATTCTATTGGTTGTCCGGAATGTCGCCCGGGTTATAAAAATAAATTGATTGAATATTTTTCAAAATATGAAAAGGAATTGTGCGAGGACTGCAAAAGAAGGCTAAATACAAATCCTTTGAGAATACTGGATTGTAAAGTTCCAGGATGTAAAAAGGTTGCATCTGATGCACCGGTGATGATTGATTATCTGTGTTCTGAGTGTTGGGAACATTTTGACAGTGTGAAGTATTATCTGGAGATATCAGGCATAAATTATGATGTCAATCCTTTCATGGTAAGAGGACTTGATTATTATGTGCGGACGGCTTTTGAGATGATAACCGATAAGTTTGAAGCTAACAGTACTGTTGGAGCCGGAGGCAGGTATGACGGATTGGTAAAACAGCTGGGAGGGCCGGATTATCCCGGCATAGGTTTTGCCGTCGGAATAGACAGGTTGGTTAATCTGATCAAAGAAGCCGGGCTGACTTACGAAGAGACCCTTGATATTTTTATGGTGATGTTTCCTGAAACAGTTGATGCCGGACTGAAACTTTTGAAAAGTCTCAGAGATGAAAACTGGGGCGTTGATATGGATTTTGAGCTGGGCTCCATGAAATCCCAGATGAAGAAAGCCAACAGATCACAGGCTTCCTATGTGGTTATTTTGGGAGAGGAAGAGCTCGGGAAAAATGCCGTTACATTGAAAAATATGACTGATGGAGAACAACAGCTTGTCTTGCTGGATGAGTTGAAAAATATTTTATCGCAAAAACTTTAAGTTTGGTAAGTGAAGGAGGCCGAAGTGCTGTCACATTTAGGTAGCTGGAGAAGAACGCATAGTTGCGGTGAACTGAGAGCCGGTAATATTGGAGAAGAAGTTGTTATCATGGGATGGGTTCAGCGCAGAAGAGACCATGGCGGTGTTATTTTTATAGACCTCAGGGATCGTGACGGGGTCACCCAGATAGTACTTAACCCTGAATTTGATAAAGAAGTGCATGAGCTTGGAGATAACGTCAGAAGTGAGTTCGTTATTGCCGCTAAGGGAAAGGTGGAACACAGGCCTGAAGGGACTGTTAACTCTTCTCTGCCCACGGGTGAAGTGGAAGTTTATGTAAACGAACTGAAGATTCTGAATAAATCCGAAACCCCACCGTTTGTTATAGAAAATCATTCCAATGCGAACGAAGACATAAGGCTTAAATACAGGTATCTGGATTTGAGAAGACCTGCGTTGCAGCAGAATATTATACTGAGA contains the following coding sequences:
- the infB gene encoding translation initiation factor IF-2 — encoded protein: MDKYKLAEVVKKSDLTLKEAIEKLKDSGVDVNDESDEIDINSVKTLGVDPKLLSVDKRQQMLKKALERHKRHPRPKEVVVKENGEPQKKTKISKEELLKKKKELEKNLKKVDEERSQAQKPQKTKAEKTESERAAEKKTAPESTKRTTAKKVTKTDEDKKKTAPVTKSTGESSKQQVQSAKTKKEEVIKETQKPDAGLAPDFYSEENIAKRKKKEEDDLLAEKEKEGKKAKGKKGVKKDKNIQRDIWEGIEELELEEEIEEELESKETEAPETAEQEVVKEEAPAEPEEKKEEKVKEEKTKPKDKKKGKPQAQKKGKEKKAEQPKPQKPVKPGKIQIGESVTVSEFAGMIGIKATELIKKLMMMGVMATVNQHIDAETAQLLGAEYDIEVEIKTVKEDDLLPQVEDDPEKMQHRPPIVTVMGHVDHGKTSLLDAIRETKVADAEAGGITQHIGAYEVDHEKGKVVFLDTPGHEAFSGLRARGANVTDIVILIVAADDGVMPQTKEAIDHAKAAGVRMVVAINKVDKPNANVEKVKTQLAEYNIIPEEWGGEYQFEEISAKNHVGIDDLLDRVLLESEMLELKADPDRPAEGIVIESQLDKQKGPVGTILVKKGTLKVGDAFVVGDHQGKVRAMFNYAGKPIKEAGPSIPVEIMGFSEVPESGDSFIVTQDEKTAKQVASMRHDKKKEKELAERSKVSLNDLFDRIKEGEISELNIVIKADVQGSLEALKNSLLKLSNPEVKLNIIHGGVGGINESDILLASASNAIVIGFNVRPDSKAKTTAEKEDVEINLYSVIYEAIESVEKAIEGMLTPETKENVIGRVEVRQVFSVPKAGKIAGSYVLEGKVVRNAHARVVRDNVVVYDGAIDSLKRFQNDAKEVTSGYECGIGIAKFNDIKEGDILEIYEFKEEKRTIEDVQKEHQKEKADNE
- the rbfA gene encoding 30S ribosome-binding factor RbfA translates to MQKGGYRDRRVAELLRQEISKMAEFSIKDPRVKGAVIVKVNVTKDLSLARVYVRSMFEDNLDEVLEGFKSSTGFIISQLNKKIRIRKIPDLEFIKDDTIEVASRIEELIEEIHKSDERNN
- a CDS encoding DUF503 domain-containing protein, which encodes MTIGSVVFELDIDSAFSLKEKRRVLNSLKTRLKNKFNVAVAEVGEKDVWNRADLAIVTLADDRSFLDSQLQQIINFVDMFHEVVIMHINQEIF
- the truB gene encoding tRNA pseudouridine(55) synthase TruB, encoding MNVIINVYKPSGVSSFQTVNKVKKLLGADKCGHTGTLDPLAEGVLPVCVNQATKFADYIMDSEKEYVAELCFGKKTDTMDKTGSILEERPHCKIDEEKFRKLLENFTGDVNLKVPSYSAVKLNGERAYKLARKGEIEDAGYRTSKIKEMELLSFEFPVAVLRIRCNKGTYIRSLVDRLGDESGCLAYMSGLVRSSNGSFHMKDSFSPGEIEKCIENGDYSFMKNVNDILNWPVAVVKDEAVDALMNGNAPDKQGYLKLPLEQGDNFFIQNLKGEILAFGRKMKRSRKPIKVVKVFKNKL
- the rpsO gene encoding 30S ribosomal protein S15; translated protein: MALAKEEKQEIMEKFKVHDNDTGSPEVQVALLTNRIKDLTEHFKTHPQDYHSRKGLLILVSKRRKLLDYLKKKNYNRYKKLISNLGIRK